From Methanobrevibacter millerae, a single genomic window includes:
- a CDS encoding 3'-5' exonuclease: MFGGILIKIIFFDTETSGLDCINCKIIELAMFTVVDGEIIEEYDEFINIGEPIHPGITEITSITNEMLKNEGVSEEKVANDLKERLTEDTLMVAHNAQFDLSFIYFLLKRHFPSEADDIVSNLNWLDTVTVFKDRKEYPHKLIDAVHYYGVEEVNFHRAIDDTKALYEITRELRNERDDLNEYINIFGYNPKYGVSGFRFPFIEYKAQYYTRSMRSEDDILPFK; encoded by the coding sequence ATTTTTGGAGGAATTCTCATTAAAATAATCTTTTTTGACACTGAAACGTCCGGTTTGGATTGTATCAACTGCAAAATAATCGAGCTTGCAATGTTTACTGTTGTTGACGGTGAAATCATCGAGGAATACGATGAGTTCATTAATATCGGCGAACCCATCCATCCGGGAATCACTGAAATTACAAGCATAACCAATGAAATGCTTAAAAACGAGGGCGTCAGCGAGGAAAAAGTCGCCAATGATTTAAAGGAGAGGCTGACCGAGGATACATTGATGGTTGCCCACAACGCCCAGTTTGACTTGTCATTCATTTACTTCTTATTGAAAAGGCACTTTCCATCAGAGGCCGACGATATCGTGTCCAATCTGAACTGGCTGGATACTGTTACCGTTTTCAAGGACAGAAAGGAGTATCCGCATAAGTTAATAGATGCAGTCCACTACTACGGCGTTGAAGAGGTTAATTTCCACAGGGCAATTGATGATACGAAAGCGCTTTATGAAATAACTCGCGAGCTGAGAAATGAACGTGATGATTTAAATGAATACATCAACATATTCGGATACAACCCTAAATATGGAGTCAGCGGCTTCAGATTCCCGTTCATCGAATACAAGGCACAGTATTATACAAGAAGCATGCGATCAGAGGATGACATTTTGCCGTTTAAATAA
- a CDS encoding DMT family transporter, whose protein sequence is MKKLYYIFAILSGLLFGSGGIFVRTLTQNGIDSTTLLFLRFSIALPVILMVILVSDRNLLKIRLKDLKLFIVTGLSIIALNLCYNTSVNCVSLSLAAILLSSAPVFVIIFAYVLFKERITSKKIVSIALVIMGCILTTGLLEGNVANVSAMGILAGAGSAIFWAIYTVASKKCLEEGIETYTILFYSLIIITIVLLPVTSFTQISTFINLNVGPNIVFLILHSLFCFAMPYVLLTLSLNHIDSGSASILTSGAEPLSALVYGIIVYSEIPTPLMFFGMILAIIALAILSKSES, encoded by the coding sequence ATGAAAAAACTCTATTATATTTTCGCTATTCTTTCAGGATTGCTCTTCGGTTCGGGCGGAATATTTGTGAGAACCCTGACCCAAAACGGAATCGATTCAACGACATTACTGTTCCTGAGGTTCTCAATAGCCCTTCCAGTAATATTAATGGTTATTCTAGTAAGTGACAGAAATCTGTTAAAAATACGATTGAAGGATTTAAAATTGTTCATTGTGACGGGACTGAGTATCATTGCCCTTAATTTGTGCTATAATACATCAGTGAACTGCGTCAGCTTATCCTTGGCTGCGATACTTTTAAGTTCCGCACCGGTTTTCGTCATCATATTCGCATATGTGCTTTTTAAGGAGAGGATAACGTCAAAAAAAATCGTTTCAATAGCTCTTGTAATAATGGGCTGCATATTGACAACAGGACTTTTAGAGGGAAACGTTGCCAATGTATCAGCCATGGGAATCCTCGCAGGAGCAGGTTCTGCAATATTCTGGGCAATCTATACCGTTGCATCCAAGAAATGCCTTGAAGAAGGAATAGAAACATATACAATACTTTTTTACTCATTAATTATAATTACGATTGTTCTGCTGCCGGTTACGAGCTTCACCCAGATAAGCACCTTCATTAACCTGAACGTTGGGCCAAATATCGTATTTCTTATTCTGCATTCACTATTCTGCTTTGCAATGCCATATGTCCTTTTAACGCTTTCCCTTAACCACATCGATTCGGGAAGCGCCTCAATTCTGACATCAGGCGCCGAGCCATTATCAGCATTAGTCTACGGCATCATCGTTTACAGTGAAATTCCAACGCCATTAATGTTTTTTGGTATGATTTTGGCAATTATAGCACTTGCAATACTGTCAAAAAGCGAAAGTTAA
- a CDS encoding methanogenesis marker 8 protein, whose translation MAKDRHVIEAVGKTEVVIENGEITHIGETLVDYCPIYDKIDNAKELNREFIEFNINKRIREFGMCTPQRVVRMPDVLSFGISEILKTNVELGLIDCVVGVCDGVGTLLMTEGDLIQGVGGRVSGLVSTTPIPEVIEQVGVENVVNPETAELTPIKGLEMAVERGFKNIAITILPGEIIKEIREYPVPEDVNVYILVAHATNASEKDVEYVFEYADVTTACASKKVRKYAEERELYYSGSKVPIFAITEKGREFLDNRLEKIGKPLTDNNYPLNLEQHPNPLV comes from the coding sequence ATGGCAAAGGACCGTCATGTTATAGAAGCGGTTGGAAAGACCGAAGTGGTAATTGAAAATGGTGAAATAACCCATATTGGAGAAACGCTTGTCGATTACTGTCCGATTTATGACAAAATCGATAATGCAAAGGAGTTGAATAGAGAATTCATCGAATTCAACATCAACAAGAGAATCCGTGAATTCGGAATGTGCACACCCCAAAGGGTAGTCAGAATGCCTGACGTCTTGAGTTTTGGAATTTCCGAAATCCTTAAAACAAACGTGGAATTGGGCCTTATTGACTGCGTTGTCGGAGTCTGCGACGGTGTTGGAACATTATTAATGACCGAAGGAGACCTTATTCAGGGTGTTGGAGGAAGGGTATCCGGACTTGTAAGCACAACACCAATTCCGGAAGTTATCGAGCAGGTCGGTGTGGAAAATGTTGTAAATCCCGAAACTGCAGAACTGACACCAATTAAAGGGCTTGAAATGGCTGTTGAAAGAGGATTTAAAAACATTGCCATAACAATACTTCCGGGAGAAATAATTAAGGAAATCCGTGAATATCCTGTTCCTGAAGACGTTAACGTTTATATTCTGGTGGCGCACGCAACAAATGCGAGCGAAAAGGATGTCGAATACGTATTTGAATATGCTGACGTTACAACCGCCTGCGCATCCAAAAAAGTCAGGAAATATGCTGAAGAAAGAGAACTTTACTATTCAGGCTCAAAAGTTCCGATTTTTGCAATTACAGAAAAGGGAAGGGAATTTTTAGACAACCGTCTTGAAAAAATTGGAAAACCGTTAACTGACAACAATTATCCTTTAAACCTCGAACAGCACCCAAATCCGTTGGTTTAA
- the thiC gene encoding phosphomethylpyrimidine synthase — protein MTQKSEAVKGNITPEMEEVAKNENIDVNKLARLISDGKVVIPKNVNSHAKACGVGEGLTTKINANIGSSSKIDDLDLEINKAKLAVEYGADAIMDLSTGSDLKLFRQKIMDAVDVIIGTVPIYEAGVVTLAKNKEIIEMDPDDMFKAIENQAKEGVDFMTLHCGITKDLVSKLEKQKRMMGIVSRGGTFLASWIKHNDLENPLYENYDYLLDLAFEYDITLSLGDGLRPGCLADASDIPQIQELVNLGGLVKRAQDADVQVMVEGPGHMPLNQIKANMELQKTICYGAPFYVLGPLVTDLAPGYDHITSAIGGAIAASSGANFLCYVTPAEHLSLPSLEDVKEGVIASKIAAEAADVARGLPQAWIRERQMGIARREFDWETQFNLAFDKSKPRQYRDKCELDDDEMCAMCGEYCAVKIAKGDF, from the coding sequence TTGACTCAAAAAAGCGAAGCAGTAAAAGGCAACATTACTCCCGAAATGGAAGAGGTTGCAAAAAATGAAAATATTGACGTTAATAAACTGGCCAGACTGATAAGTGACGGAAAAGTTGTTATTCCTAAAAACGTTAACAGCCATGCAAAAGCCTGCGGTGTAGGTGAAGGCCTTACAACAAAAATCAATGCAAATATAGGCTCTTCATCAAAAATCGATGATTTGGATTTGGAAATCAATAAGGCAAAGCTGGCCGTTGAATACGGTGCTGACGCCATAATGGATTTGTCAACGGGTTCTGACTTGAAATTATTCAGACAAAAGATAATGGATGCCGTTGACGTCATTATCGGAACCGTGCCTATTTATGAAGCGGGCGTTGTTACACTGGCTAAAAACAAAGAAATAATAGAGATGGATCCCGACGACATGTTCAAGGCCATTGAAAATCAGGCCAAGGAAGGAGTGGACTTCATGACCCTTCACTGCGGAATTACAAAAGACCTGGTTTCAAAACTTGAAAAGCAGAAACGTATGATGGGAATCGTAAGCCGTGGAGGCACATTCCTTGCATCATGGATCAAGCACAACGATTTGGAAAACCCACTATACGAAAATTACGATTATCTTTTGGATTTGGCATTCGAGTATGACATTACCTTGTCATTAGGCGACGGGCTCAGGCCAGGCTGTCTTGCCGATGCAAGTGACATTCCGCAAATCCAGGAACTGGTTAACTTGGGAGGCCTTGTAAAAAGGGCTCAGGATGCTGACGTTCAGGTTATGGTTGAAGGGCCGGGACACATGCCTTTAAATCAGATAAAAGCAAATATGGAACTTCAAAAAACCATATGTTACGGAGCTCCGTTTTACGTTTTGGGACCTTTGGTTACCGATTTGGCACCCGGATACGACCACATTACCTCAGCAATCGGAGGAGCGATAGCAGCAAGCAGTGGAGCCAACTTTTTATGCTACGTTACCCCTGCAGAGCATCTCTCACTTCCTTCACTTGAAGACGTTAAGGAGGGAGTCATAGCTTCCAAAATAGCTGCAGAAGCCGCCGACGTTGCACGTGGACTGCCTCAGGCATGGATAAGGGAGCGCCAGATGGGAATAGCCAGAAGGGAATTCGACTGGGAAACCCAGTTTAACCTGGCCTTTGACAAATCAAAACCAAGGCAGTACAGGGACAAATGCGAACTCGATGACGATGAAATGTGCGCAATGTGCGGAGAATATTGTGCTGTAAAAATAGCAAAAGGCGATTTTTAA
- a CDS encoding ATP-dependent DNA ligase, whose amino-acid sequence MKYQELVDVYSALEATTKRLEKTEIISEYLKKLDADTIGKVGLLLRGGVFPAWSSEEIGIGAKLVERAVAEAVGTTPAKVEDAVRDEGDIGLACVKLYSNKSQMTFFSQPLTIDFVFASLQKLSKISGSRSTNRKISILLELLSQASATEAKYLTRTITEELRIGVGDGVVRDGIAQAFDIDKAIVERAQMLTNDFSVVARTALLEGAEGLSKLNLTPGTPVKPMLAQLSPPITEIIPEMGTAICETKYDGIRLQVHRNGSQIKIFTRRLENITHALPEIVELFDEYLPHEDYIVEGEVIATRDGKPLPFQNILHRVRRKYNVEEAMENVPLKLYLFDVLYYKEPMIDEPLMKRRETLENIVDTSVDAMNLSTMLVGTPENIDEIEELFNSSIAAHHEGIMIKDASEPYIPGIRGKKMLKYKAEPETLDMIIIGGTYGIGKRGDFVGSYLVALRDEDDEFKSVAYAATGLDDATLEYLTKKMKELEISTKGREIVVEPKIVLEIAFSEIVESPEYETGYSLRFPVVKNIRKDKGPNDVDTVERLLSMYDAQ is encoded by the coding sequence ATGAAATATCAAGAATTAGTGGACGTTTACTCAGCTCTTGAAGCCACCACGAAACGTCTGGAAAAGACTGAAATCATATCCGAATACTTAAAGAAACTGGATGCCGATACAATAGGAAAAGTCGGATTATTGCTCAGAGGAGGAGTCTTTCCGGCATGGAGTTCAGAAGAAATCGGAATCGGCGCCAAATTAGTTGAAAGAGCAGTTGCTGAAGCTGTCGGAACCACACCGGCCAAAGTGGAAGATGCCGTGCGTGACGAAGGAGATATCGGCCTTGCATGCGTTAAATTATACTCCAACAAGTCCCAGATGACCTTTTTCTCACAGCCGCTGACAATCGACTTTGTTTTCGCAAGCCTGCAGAAACTCTCCAAGATAAGCGGATCACGCTCCACTAACCGTAAAATATCAATCTTATTGGAATTATTGTCACAGGCTTCAGCTACGGAAGCCAAATACCTTACACGTACGATTACAGAAGAATTAAGAATCGGCGTTGGCGACGGCGTCGTTCGTGACGGAATCGCACAGGCCTTTGATATCGACAAGGCAATTGTCGAGAGGGCGCAGATGCTTACCAATGACTTTTCGGTCGTTGCAAGAACCGCCCTTCTGGAGGGGGCTGAAGGATTATCCAAACTTAATTTAACCCCTGGAACTCCGGTAAAGCCTATGCTTGCACAGCTTTCACCTCCAATTACTGAAATCATACCGGAAATGGGAACGGCAATCTGTGAAACCAAATATGACGGAATACGCCTGCAGGTTCACAGGAATGGTTCGCAAATCAAGATATTCACCCGAAGGCTTGAAAACATCACCCACGCGCTTCCCGAAATCGTTGAGCTCTTTGACGAGTACCTGCCGCACGAGGACTATATCGTAGAAGGCGAGGTAATAGCTACACGTGACGGCAAGCCTCTGCCTTTCCAGAACATCCTTCATAGAGTACGGAGGAAATACAACGTGGAAGAGGCAATGGAAAACGTTCCGTTAAAATTATACCTCTTTGACGTTTTATACTATAAGGAACCGATGATTGATGAGCCGCTGATGAAAAGAAGAGAGACATTGGAAAACATTGTCGATACGAGCGTTGATGCAATGAACCTGAGCACAATGCTTGTCGGCACGCCTGAAAACATTGATGAAATAGAGGAGCTTTTCAACTCATCAATTGCAGCCCATCACGAAGGAATCATGATTAAGGACGCTTCAGAACCATACATTCCGGGAATCAGAGGAAAGAAAATGCTTAAATACAAGGCGGAGCCTGAAACCCTGGACATGATAATCATAGGAGGAACCTACGGAATCGGAAAACGTGGAGATTTCGTCGGATCTTATCTTGTGGCATTAAGGGACGAAGATGACGAGTTCAAAAGCGTCGCATATGCAGCAACCGGCCTTGACGATGCGACACTGGAATATTTAACCAAAAAAATGAAGGAGCTTGAAATTTCAACGAAAGGCCGTGAAATCGTTGTTGAGCCTAAGATAGTTCTGGAAATCGCATTTTCAGAAATCGTCGAATCACCGGAATATGAAACCGGCTATTCATTAAGGTTCCCTGTCGTTAAAAACATAAGAAAAGATAAAGGTCCTAATGATGTCGATACCGTTGAAAGGCTGCTTTCGATGTATGACGCGCAATGA
- a CDS encoding metal-dependent hydrolase — protein MKLKWLGHSAFELTSNRGLNILIDPFIQANPVCPLKISDLHPDIICITHGHADHFGDVIEISRNNTNLIVITNYEISIYLQRKGVNAIGINYGASVKFEDVEIRMLEARHSSTFDFEIDTKYAGNPGSFLLTFDNNLKVFHAGDTGLFSDMKFVIGEIYKPDIAILPIGNIFTMDIKEASIAASWIKPKFVIPMHYNTFPSIAQNPEEFEKLVPNSKTLIPNVMESIEF, from the coding sequence ATGAAACTTAAATGGTTAGGTCATTCGGCATTTGAATTAACCTCAAATAGAGGATTAAATATTTTAATCGACCCATTCATTCAGGCAAATCCTGTATGCCCTCTAAAAATTAGCGATTTGCATCCTGACATTATCTGCATCACCCACGGCCATGCAGACCACTTCGGAGATGTCATTGAAATATCAAGAAACAATACAAATTTGATTGTTATAACAAATTATGAAATTTCCATATATCTTCAAAGAAAAGGAGTAAATGCCATTGGAATTAACTATGGTGCATCCGTTAAATTTGAGGATGTTGAAATCAGAATGCTTGAAGCCAGACACAGCTCAACATTTGACTTTGAAATTGATACAAAATATGCAGGGAATCCTGGAAGCTTTTTATTGACTTTCGACAACAATTTGAAAGTTTTTCATGCTGGAGATACTGGACTTTTCTCTGATATGAAATTTGTAATTGGAGAAATTTACAAACCGGATATTGCAATATTACCTATTGGAAACATTTTTACAATGGACATCAAAGAAGCATCAATTGCAGCTAGCTGGATTAAACCCAAATTTGTTATTCCAATGCACTACAATACATTTCCTTCAATTGCACAGAACCCTGAGGAATTTGAAAAATTGGTTCCAAACTCTAAAACATTAATTCCAAATGTCATGGAAAGCATTGAATTTTAA
- a CDS encoding DsbA family oxidoreductase codes for MKITYWSDFACPYCYIGNSRLKRAINDLNLDVEFDIRAFELDQNAPKDVKSTTVERFAIKYGLSIEDARKQVAQISGLGRDEGIDFKYESTLYTNTRDAHRLMKLAQDKYPENVEKLARLLFDAYFVENLKLADKEVLLKIALDAGLDENQINDVLNSNLYNSQVEEDEDIALSGGIHGVPFYLFDNKYSIPGALSYDDFKSVLSQIVAENEVDDDKDADSCADGVCKI; via the coding sequence ATGAAAATTACATACTGGAGCGACTTTGCCTGTCCATACTGTTACATTGGCAATAGCAGATTAAAAAGAGCAATCAATGATTTAAATTTGGATGTTGAATTTGATATCCGTGCTTTTGAGCTTGATCAAAACGCACCAAAGGATGTCAAATCCACTACTGTTGAAAGGTTTGCCATCAAATATGGCCTATCAATTGAAGACGCTAGAAAGCAGGTTGCACAAATTTCAGGGCTTGGCCGTGATGAGGGCATTGATTTTAAATATGAATCAACACTTTACACTAACACCCGTGATGCCCACAGACTGATGAAACTGGCACAGGACAAATATCCTGAAAATGTGGAAAAACTGGCCAGATTACTATTTGATGCTTATTTTGTTGAAAACCTTAAGCTGGCAGATAAGGAAGTGTTACTTAAAATCGCTTTAGATGCAGGTTTGGATGAAAATCAAATAAATGACGTGCTGAACAGTAATTTATACAACAGTCAGGTTGAAGAAGACGAGGATATTGCATTATCCGGAGGAATACATGGTGTTCCATTTTATTTATTTGACAATAAATACTCAATTCCAGGCGCATTATCATATGATGACTTTAAAAGTGTCCTGTCACAAATTGTTGCAGAAAATGAAGTTGATGATGATAAGGACGCAGACAGTTGTGCTGATGGGGTCTGTAAAATATGA
- a CDS encoding winged helix-turn-helix transcriptional regulator, with translation MISNDICPIGNTLDLFNRKWIFCIMSNIFRGMTHFNEFKDANPTISNHVLAQTLKYMEEQELITKTVVDEHHNKTEYALTPKGLRANRILYEITEYYFDELNYSNSDDVEIEELLGEYRKIYNIR, from the coding sequence ATGATTAGCAATGATATTTGCCCGATTGGAAATACTTTAGATTTGTTTAACAGGAAATGGATTTTTTGTATCATGTCAAATATATTCAGGGGAATGACACATTTCAACGAGTTTAAGGATGCAAATCCCACAATCAGTAATCATGTGTTGGCACAGACTCTGAAGTATATGGAAGAACAGGAACTAATCACCAAGACAGTTGTTGATGAGCACCATAATAAGACAGAATATGCTTTAACTCCTAAAGGCCTTAGGGCTAATAGGATACTATATGAAATCACTGAGTATTATTTTGATGAATTGAATTATTCCAATTCTGATGATGTGGAAATTGAAGAACTTTTGGGTGAATACCGCAAAATTTACAATATCAGGTAA
- a CDS encoding oxidoreductase: protein MKSIFDKCKFGDLILNSRIIRTGLWESQQDDLNAIYDRYEKIASSGVGLITSELYSIYPNDKFSEHSFKMSNRNFMTVARKLAEICHSYGVAILGQVEFIKFNRGIDLDISVNDLTVEDIRKIQADIISAAQQLQFAGFDGIQLSIGNNFYLSKFINPYYNQREDNYGGNLFNRSRLVLELVKVMKDNLDLHISCKINTFDERKNGFNSTESFKACKLLEKVGVDSLQLTRPLSPLYFTNKVSGEDELIDYTSKLIDSVDIPVIVGGGFNDMIHMNELLNSTNIEFMSMYRPFVAKEDFLNNWKINGEGKSKCLKCNNCYRTKTSTCYHY, encoded by the coding sequence ATGAAATCCATATTTGATAAATGTAAATTCGGTGACTTAATACTTAACAGCAGAATCATCAGAACAGGTTTATGGGAATCCCAACAAGATGATTTAAACGCAATTTATGATAGATATGAAAAAATAGCCTCAAGCGGGGTTGGTCTAATTACTTCTGAGCTGTATTCAATATATCCTAATGATAAGTTTAGTGAACATTCCTTTAAAATGAGCAATCGGAATTTCATGACTGTGGCAAGAAAATTGGCTGAAATTTGCCATAGTTATGGGGTTGCAATTTTAGGGCAAGTTGAATTCATCAAATTCAACCGTGGAATTGACTTGGATATTTCAGTCAATGATTTAACTGTTGAAGATATTCGTAAAATACAGGCAGATATTATTTCTGCAGCTCAACAGTTGCAATTTGCAGGATTTGACGGGATTCAATTGTCAATAGGTAATAATTTTTACCTATCTAAATTCATCAATCCATATTATAATCAAAGGGAAGATAATTATGGTGGAAATTTATTTAATAGGTCACGTTTGGTTTTGGAATTGGTTAAAGTAATGAAAGATAACTTGGATTTACATATTTCCTGCAAAATCAACACTTTTGATGAGAGGAAAAATGGATTTAATTCAACTGAAAGTTTTAAAGCTTGTAAATTACTTGAAAAAGTTGGAGTTGACAGTCTTCAGTTAACACGACCTCTTTCACCTTTGTATTTCACCAACAAAGTATCTGGAGAAGATGAACTAATAGATTATACTTCTAAACTAATAGATTCTGTTGACATTCCTGTCATTGTTGGTGGGGGATTTAATGATATGATTCATATGAATGAATTGCTGAACAGTACTAATATTGAATTCATGTCAATGTACAGGCCTTTTGTTGCGAAGGAAGATTTTTTAAATAATTGGAAAATCAATGGTGAAGGTAAATCCAAATGTTTGAAATGCAATAATTGTTATAGGACAAAGACCAGCACATGTTACCATTATTAG
- a CDS encoding oxidoreductase: protein MKSIFDNTKFGSLEVSSRIIRNGLWESQNDSSKNLSQDVFDRYEKLSKNNVGVIVSELISLYSHDRFSDFTDYINAPSFIRDFKEVTSIAHENNTPILAQIGFVNCNVNGKQMMEVNDLTLEDIKTIQADYIVAAKKIMFAGFDGIELCIGNNFYLSRVMNPFENTRSDNYGGNTYNRENGFGDN, encoded by the coding sequence ATGAAAAGTATATTTGACAACACTAAATTCGGCAGTCTTGAGGTTTCCAGTCGTATAATAAGAAATGGGTTGTGGGAATCCCAAAACGATTCCAGTAAAAATCTGTCTCAGGATGTATTTGACAGATATGAAAAATTATCAAAAAATAATGTTGGCGTAATAGTCTCCGAGTTGATTTCATTATATAGTCATGACAGATTCAGTGATTTTACTGATTATATTAATGCTCCTTCATTCATACGGGACTTTAAAGAGGTTACCAGCATAGCCCATGAAAATAATACTCCAATTCTTGCCCAAATAGGCTTTGTCAACTGTAATGTAAATGGGAAACAGATGATGGAAGTCAATGATTTGACTTTGGAGGATATAAAGACAATTCAGGCGGATTATATTGTTGCAGCAAAAAAGATAATGTTTGCAGGATTTGATGGAATAGAATTATGCATAGGCAATAATTTTTATTTATCACGTGTCATGAATCCTTTTGAAAATACACGCAGTGACAATTATGGTGGAAATACTTACAATCGTGAGAATGGTTTTGGAGATAATTAA
- a CDS encoding HisA/HisF-related TIM barrel protein, whose amino-acid sequence MIKKTTGLHVHCKVNLYQDEEDSLEICKILAENGADSLQITKFLSPQYFRKGQSNQDMLVSFADKVAKNVSIPVVLGGGRSDMDKIIELLNNTDIDFISMQRPFVKDPTFLTQWKIDGYGKSECKTCNNCYWKKQSVCLIEYSD is encoded by the coding sequence TTGATTAAAAAAACAACAGGATTGCATGTTCACTGTAAGGTTAATTTGTATCAGGATGAAGAGGATTCTCTGGAAATTTGCAAAATTCTTGCTGAAAACGGTGCAGATAGCTTACAGATTACTAAATTCTTATCTCCACAATACTTTAGAAAAGGTCAATCAAATCAAGACATGTTAGTGAGCTTTGCGGATAAAGTTGCAAAGAATGTTTCCATCCCCGTTGTTTTAGGTGGGGGAAGGTCAGATATGGATAAAATCATCGAATTGTTAAATAATACTGATATTGACTTTATTTCAATGCAAAGACCCTTTGTAAAAGATCCTACTTTTTTAACTCAATGGAAAATTGATGGATATGGCAAATCTGAATGTAAAACTTGTAACAACTGCTATTGGAAAAAACAGAGTGTTTGTTTGATAGAATATAGTGATTAA
- a CDS encoding AAA family ATPase: MDEIASITDTNLTETQFYNRADEINMLSSLLGTTEFNSSPTILLTGIRGVGKTALIKKIKHKFDKEYLVVDIDLSRSNAYQQKKLSRGSIIKIIYDAIIKASKEFGLRTLDKKIEKYFKTNKFKIDKILSYEHIPVPVFESEENYARLADFVMELPQKIYEDNSDKLKGVFIFIDEIQLIKDLDNVDKFLWYMRSFIQNQKNVAYLFCGSMSLKDSLINDLNGKEGAFGGRMLTIEIHPFSKQTTREYIESIPRNILLDDGGFERFYKCTRGIPYYINIFAKILPENITLTENNIIELFKDSIDYLAVHFIFMWSKLTFQEQKIIISLLGNPKRRIEIANTLEVTSGSLNRPLNRLLDFDLIEYVNDKYQITDPILTYWLQNSHEKNGIYPFRSI; encoded by the coding sequence ATGGATGAAATTGCAAGCATTACAGATACAAATTTAACTGAAACACAATTCTACAACAGGGCAGATGAAATTAATATGCTGTCAAGTCTATTAGGAACCACGGAATTCAATTCATCCCCCACTATACTATTGACTGGAATTAGGGGAGTAGGAAAGACAGCACTCATCAAAAAAATTAAACATAAATTTGATAAGGAATATCTGGTAGTAGATATTGATCTGTCAAGAAGTAATGCATACCAACAAAAAAAGCTAAGTCGAGGCAGCATAATCAAAATAATCTATGATGCAATAATAAAAGCTTCGAAAGAATTCGGCTTAAGAACACTTGACAAGAAAATAGAAAAATACTTTAAAACAAATAAATTCAAGATAGATAAGATTTTATCTTATGAACACATTCCAGTACCAGTATTTGAAAGTGAGGAGAATTATGCAAGATTAGCTGATTTTGTAATGGAATTGCCCCAAAAAATTTACGAAGACAATAGTGACAAATTAAAAGGAGTATTCATTTTCATTGATGAAATCCAATTGATTAAAGATTTAGACAATGTAGACAAATTTTTATGGTATATGCGTAGTTTCATTCAAAACCAAAAAAATGTTGCATACCTATTTTGTGGAAGTATGAGTTTGAAAGACAGTTTAATCAATGATTTAAATGGAAAGGAAGGTGCATTTGGAGGAAGAATGCTAACAATTGAAATCCATCCATTTTCAAAACAAACAACAAGGGAATACATCGAATCAATTCCAAGAAACATATTGCTGGATGATGGGGGATTTGAAAGATTTTACAAATGCACTCGAGGAATACCTTATTACATCAACATATTTGCAAAAATTCTTCCAGAAAACATAACCTTAACAGAAAATAACATTATTGAGTTATTTAAGGATTCGATTGATTATCTTGCAGTACATTTTATATTCATGTGGTCTAAATTAACATTTCAAGAACAAAAAATAATCATTTCTTTACTTGGAAACCCTAAAAGGAGAATTGAAATAGCAAACACTTTAGAGGTTACTAGCGGATCACTTAATAGGCCATTGAATCGCCTGCTTGATTTTGACTTAATTGAATATGTAAATGACAAATACCAAATTACTGACCCAATACTCACCTACTGGCTTCAAAATAGTCATGAAAAGAATGGAATATATCCATTTAGAAGTATTTAA